In Flagellatimonas centrodinii, a single window of DNA contains:
- a CDS encoding WD40/YVTN/BNR-like repeat-containing protein, with translation MRHMKGVVGGLLLSSLVLSATAVTAQEEITVKLIPRPAQIMPLADESLLLDVVNTGKRLVAVGDRGHILLSADGNEWAQTEVPVRAALTAVAFADDGEHGWAVGHDATIVHTRDGGRQWTLQHFDPELEKPFLDLQVFDAGRVLAVGAYGLMMETTDGGETWTEVEAPVIRDEEVHFNSITRLNSGALFIAGELGMLAFSTDDGETWTRMESPYESSFFGAVPAGENGVLVFGLRGTLYRNDDPVAQPGVDGWQTLENENVATMFGGTRLDDGRVALVGLNGVVTLVDGQQVSTYKSARGTPLSAAIEFGDGLLSVGESGVQRAALTN, from the coding sequence ATGAGACACATGAAGGGCGTTGTGGGCGGCTTGCTGCTGTCGTCGCTGGTGTTGTCAGCGACGGCCGTGACCGCCCAGGAAGAGATCACCGTGAAGCTGATCCCGCGTCCGGCGCAGATCATGCCGCTGGCCGACGAGAGCCTGCTGCTCGATGTGGTCAACACCGGCAAACGGCTGGTGGCGGTGGGGGACCGTGGTCACATCCTGCTGTCGGCGGATGGCAACGAGTGGGCCCAGACCGAGGTGCCGGTACGCGCCGCGCTGACGGCCGTGGCGTTCGCCGATGACGGCGAGCACGGCTGGGCGGTCGGCCACGATGCCACCATCGTGCACACCCGCGACGGCGGCCGGCAGTGGACCCTGCAACACTTCGACCCCGAACTGGAAAAGCCTTTTCTCGACCTGCAGGTGTTTGATGCCGGGCGCGTACTGGCGGTGGGCGCTTACGGTCTGATGATGGAAACCACCGATGGTGGTGAGACCTGGACGGAAGTCGAGGCGCCGGTGATCCGCGACGAAGAAGTGCATTTCAACAGCATCACGCGGCTCAACAGTGGCGCCCTGTTCATCGCCGGCGAACTGGGGATGCTGGCGTTCTCGACCGATGACGGCGAGACCTGGACGCGGATGGAATCACCCTACGAGAGTTCCTTCTTCGGCGCCGTGCCGGCCGGCGAGAATGGCGTGCTGGTCTTCGGGCTGCGCGGCACGCTCTACCGCAACGACGACCCGGTGGCCCAGCCCGGGGTCGACGGCTGGCAAACGCTGGAGAACGAGAACGTGGCAACCATGTTCGGCGGCACCCGGCTGGATGACGGGCGGGTTGCACTGGTGGGTCTCAACGGTGTGGTCACCCTGGTCGATGGCCAGCAGGTATCAACCTACAAGTCTGCCCGGGGTACGCCCCTGTCAGCCGCCATCGAGTTCGGCGACGGGCTGTTGTCCGTCGGCGAGTCGGGCGTCCAGCGCGCAGCACTGACAAACTAA